Proteins encoded within one genomic window of Corynebacterium aurimucosum:
- a CDS encoding class F sortase, which produces MADSEEPNGIPEYPAQGSGSESETEPTSSSAAVPSGGAHRKPEDGEKKGGKKALWAILALIAIVLVIVQLVVYFGRGGDDDDAGDSAASSTVAEQSEEAAPTTNNDPFVDDSGEQDKEIDAAPGEFRGFGAMSLGINDEFAAVDPIQVTDTGMLIPPRDVQRLGWYSASAVPGEAGPVGSSVITGHINYQGQGTGFAEKFTTLEQGQEFTVFIDGEERKFRVTEAPYRLPKGSGFPDVVNDTQGDNRLVLITCGGKFVGGELGYEDNIITVAEPVAPVEGGAEAPTDGAVDAPAEGAVEAPAA; this is translated from the coding sequence ATGGCTGATTCGGAAGAGCCAAACGGTATCCCGGAGTACCCCGCGCAGGGCTCTGGTTCAGAATCGGAAACCGAGCCGACATCGTCGTCCGCGGCGGTGCCATCTGGTGGTGCGCACAGAAAGCCGGAAGACGGTGAGAAGAAGGGCGGTAAGAAAGCACTCTGGGCCATTCTGGCGTTGATTGCTATTGTTCTGGTGATCGTCCAGTTGGTGGTGTACTTCGGCCGTGGTGGCGACGATGACGATGCTGGCGATTCGGCGGCATCGTCCACGGTGGCTGAGCAGTCGGAGGAAGCCGCACCGACGACGAACAATGATCCCTTCGTGGATGACTCCGGTGAGCAGGATAAGGAGATTGATGCGGCACCGGGTGAGTTCCGTGGCTTCGGTGCCATGTCCTTGGGCATCAACGATGAGTTCGCCGCCGTGGACCCGATTCAGGTTACGGATACCGGCATGCTGATTCCGCCGCGCGATGTGCAGCGCTTGGGTTGGTACTCCGCCTCCGCAGTACCGGGCGAGGCTGGCCCGGTGGGGTCCAGCGTTATCACCGGGCACATCAACTACCAGGGTCAGGGAACGGGCTTTGCGGAGAAGTTCACCACCCTGGAGCAGGGCCAGGAATTCACCGTCTTCATCGACGGTGAGGAGCGCAAGTTCCGTGTGACGGAGGCGCCATACCGTCTGCCGAAGGGCTCAGGCTTCCCCGACGTGGTGAACGATACGCAGGGAGATAACCGCTTGGTCCTCATCACCTGTGGCGGCAAGTTTGTCGGCGGCGAGCTGGGCTACGAGGATAACATCATCACCGTGGCAGAGCCGGTGGCGCCCGTGGAAGGCGGTGCTGAGGCGCCGACCGATGGTGCTGTTGACGCGCCCGCTGAGGGCGCTGTCGAGGCGCCGGCGGCTTAG
- a CDS encoding VaFE repeat-containing surface-anchored protein — MNTYSAYKAETAGKAPIPEGFRDAAINLAVKLRDATEREDKGAASRYSVYLAAVLGADQKSQTAAVLTITGEDRAYKAPGGFEWYPYFNGSPEEFKQLTGYGIETFRITDDYGFETDDYGFEFVADPTVDIPAAPADSFITIVGPDGNLERGDLDAQRVMPPDQPGLPDDEGESVEPKISTNADFANGATEVVAGAQVNDTVKYEGLVPGKEYTLNAELISKKDGKTVLGEGEETFTPDAANGEVVVEIVVDESVTEPVEAAVAFEELTSVEVDKDGEETPDATPENPNPIAEHKDINDEAQTVTSEKKPVEPKISTNADFANGATEVVAGAQVNDTVKYEGLVPGKEYTLNAELISKKDGKTVLGEGEETFTPDAANGEVVVEIVVDESVTEPVEAAVAFEELTSVEVDKDGEETPDATPENPNPIAEHKDINDEAQTVTSEKKPVEPKISTNADFANGATEVVAGAQVNDTVKYEGLVPGKEYTLNAELISKKDGKTVLGEGEETFTPDAANGEVVVEIVVDESVTEPVEAAVAFEELTSVEVDKDGEETPDATPENPNPIAEHKDINDEAQTVTSEKKPVEPKISTNADFANGATEVVAGAQVNDTVKYEGLVPGKEYTLNAELISKKDGKTVLGEGEETFTPDAANGEVVVEIVVDESVTEPVEAAVAFEELTSVEVDKDGEETPDATPENPNPIAEHKDINDEAQTVTSEKKPVEPKISTNADFANGATEVVAGAQVNDTVKYEGLVPGKEYTLNAELISKKDGKTVLGEGEETFTPDAANGEVVVEIVVDESVTEPVEAAVAFEELTSVEVDKDGEETPDATPENPNPIAEHKDINDQNQTVPKPTEETTPNNPGEETTPNEPDEETTPNQPGEETTPNNPGEETTPNQPGEETTPNQPGEETTPNNPGEETTPNQPGEETTPNNPGEETTPNQPGEETTPNEPGDEPSESTTETPDKGDGNDKDDNDGSSKKSDLPWWLLLIPGLGLIKLIIDGGNGGNGGDHDGGKGTSEVVEENGRGGDHGESTGDNAGEPSEQTGDNTGRDDREVTVLDATPPEDAGMPLPSNAERVEIKHVPSGATKLEPGMKDFIK, encoded by the coding sequence ATGAATACCTACAGCGCCTACAAAGCTGAAACTGCCGGTAAGGCTCCCATTCCTGAAGGCTTCCGTGATGCTGCGATCAACTTAGCCGTGAAATTGCGGGATGCCACCGAGCGTGAAGACAAGGGCGCGGCCAGTCGGTACTCGGTGTATTTGGCTGCTGTTCTTGGTGCAGACCAAAAAAGCCAAACTGCCGCAGTGTTAACAATCACTGGTGAGGACCGTGCCTACAAGGCGCCCGGAGGTTTTGAATGGTATCCGTATTTCAATGGGTCTCCCGAGGAGTTTAAACAGCTTACAGGCTATGGGATCGAGACTTTCAGAATCACTGATGATTACGGATTTGAAACTGATGATTACGGATTTGAATTTGTAGCTGACCCTACAGTCGATATCCCGGCAGCTCCTGCCGATTCATTTATTACGATTGTTGGCCCGGACGGAAACCTCGAAAGGGGCGATCTCGATGCACAGCGTGTCATGCCGCCGGATCAGCCGGGACTGCCGGATGACGAGGGGGAGTCTGTTGAGCCGAAGATTTCGACGAATGCTGACTTTGCGAATGGTGCAACTGAGGTTGTTGCTGGTGCGCAGGTTAACGATACGGTGAAGTATGAGGGTCTGGTTCCGGGTAAGGAGTACACCCTTAATGCTGAGCTGATTTCTAAGAAGGACGGCAAGACCGTTCTGGGTGAGGGTGAAGAGACCTTTACTCCGGATGCTGCTAACGGCGAAGTTGTCGTTGAGATTGTTGTTGATGAGTCTGTGACGGAGCCGGTTGAGGCTGCGGTTGCTTTCGAGGAGTTGACTTCTGTTGAGGTCGACAAGGATGGCGAGGAGACCCCGGATGCTACTCCGGAGAACCCGAACCCCATCGCTGAGCACAAGGACATCAACGATGAGGCTCAGACTGTGACCTCTGAGAAGAAGCCTGTTGAGCCGAAGATTTCGACGAATGCTGACTTTGCGAATGGTGCAACTGAGGTTGTTGCTGGTGCGCAGGTTAACGATACGGTGAAGTATGAGGGTCTGGTTCCGGGTAAGGAGTACACCCTTAATGCTGAGCTGATTTCTAAGAAGGACGGCAAGACCGTTCTGGGTGAGGGTGAAGAGACCTTTACTCCGGATGCTGCTAACGGCGAAGTTGTCGTTGAGATTGTTGTTGATGAGTCTGTGACGGAGCCGGTTGAGGCTGCGGTTGCTTTCGAGGAGTTGACTTCTGTTGAGGTCGACAAGGATGGCGAGGAGACCCCGGATGCTACTCCGGAGAACCCGAACCCCATCGCTGAGCACAAGGACATCAACGATGAGGCTCAGACTGTGACCTCTGAGAAGAAGCCTGTTGAGCCGAAGATTTCGACGAATGCTGACTTTGCGAATGGTGCAACTGAGGTTGTTGCTGGTGCGCAGGTTAACGATACGGTGAAGTATGAGGGTCTGGTTCCGGGTAAGGAGTACACCCTTAATGCTGAGCTGATTTCTAAGAAGGACGGCAAGACCGTTCTGGGTGAGGGTGAAGAGACCTTTACTCCGGATGCTGCTAACGGCGAAGTTGTCGTTGAGATTGTTGTTGATGAGTCTGTGACGGAGCCGGTTGAGGCTGCGGTTGCTTTCGAGGAGTTGACTTCTGTTGAGGTCGACAAGGATGGCGAGGAGACCCCGGATGCTACTCCGGAGAACCCGAACCCCATCGCTGAGCACAAGGACATCAACGATGAGGCTCAGACTGTGACCTCTGAGAAGAAGCCTGTTGAGCCGAAGATTTCGACGAATGCTGACTTTGCGAATGGTGCAACTGAGGTTGTTGCTGGTGCGCAGGTTAACGATACGGTGAAGTATGAGGGTCTGGTTCCGGGTAAGGAGTACACCCTTAATGCTGAGCTGATTTCTAAGAAGGACGGCAAGACCGTTCTGGGTGAGGGTGAAGAGACCTTTACTCCGGATGCTGCTAACGGCGAAGTTGTCGTTGAGATTGTTGTTGATGAGTCTGTGACGGAGCCGGTTGAGGCTGCGGTTGCTTTCGAGGAGTTGACTTCTGTTGAGGTCGACAAGGATGGCGAGGAGACCCCGGATGCTACTCCGGAGAACCCGAACCCCATCGCTGAGCACAAGGACATCAACGATGAGGCTCAGACTGTGACCTCTGAGAAGAAGCCTGTTGAGCCGAAGATTTCGACGAATGCTGACTTTGCGAATGGTGCAACTGAGGTTGTTGCTGGTGCGCAGGTTAACGATACGGTGAAGTATGAGGGTCTGGTTCCGGGTAAGGAGTACACCCTTAATGCTGAGCTGATTTCTAAGAAGGACGGCAAGACCGTTCTGGGTGAGGGTGAAGAGACCTTTACTCCGGATGCTGCTAACGGCGAAGTTGTCGTTGAGATTGTTGTTGATGAGTCTGTGACGGAGCCGGTTGAGGCTGCGGTTGCTTTCGAGGAGTTGACTTCTGTTGAGGTCGACAAGGATGGCGAGGAGACCCCGGATGCTACTCCGGAGAACCCGAACCCCATCGCTGAGCACAAGGACATCAACGATCAGAACCAGACGGTTCCGAAGCCGACCGAGGAAACGACCCCGAACAACCCGGGTGAGGAGACCACCCCGAACGAGCCGGATGAGGAGACCACCCCGAACCAGCCGGGCGAGGAAACCACTCCGAACAACCCGGGCGAGGAGACCACCCCGAACCAGCCGGGTGAGGAGACCACCCCGAACCAGCCGGGCGAGGAAACCACTCCGAACAACCCGGGTGAGGAAACGACCCCGAACCAGCCGGGTGAGGAAACCACTCCGAACAACCCGGGTGAGGAGACCACCCCGAACCAGCCGGGTGAGGAGACGACCCCGAACGAGCCGGGTGACGAGCCGTCGGAGTCCACGACCGAGACCCCGGATAAGGGCGACGGCAATGACAAGGACGACAACGATGGCAGCTCGAAGAAGTCTGACCTGCCGTGGTGGCTGCTGCTCATCCCAGGTCTGGGCCTCATCAAGCTCATCATCGATGGTGGCAACGGTGGCAACGGTGGTGACCACGATGGTGGTAAGGGCACCTCTGAGGTCGTCGAGGAGAACGGCCGTGGCGGTGACCATGGTGAGTCCACCGGTGACAACGCTGGTGAGCCGTCCGAGCAGACTGGTGACAACACCGGTCGTGATGACCGTGAGGTCACGGTCCTGGACGCTACCCCGCCGGAGGACGCTGGCATGCCGCTGCCGTCCAATGCTGAGCGTGTCGAGATCAAGCACGTACCGTCCGGTGCGACCAAGCTTGAGCCTGGCATGAAGGACTTCATCAAGTAG
- the purT gene encoding formate-dependent phosphoribosylglycinamide formyltransferase, translating into MTTVGDIAGQIGTPLTGNATKVLLLGAGELGKQLVIAFQNLGLEVHAVDRYAGAPAQQLAHFSYIADIRDPYKVWELTERIKPDYVVPEVETVAVEALKRIEEFGTTVVPSARACELTQCRESVREVAESIGLPVTAYRFAESAEELQEAVGELGLPCIVKPDITTSGKGHVLLKDEEDVEETWSMVRHVSSEYKRVVVERFVDFDYEVTLLAVRSIDPATGKMATWFSEPIGHRHEKGDLVESWQPMAMSEDALANARSVAARISNELGGRGVYGVELFVAGDEVYFSSVSPRPLDTAMLTGYTQRFSEFELHVRAILGFPIDVTLVSPGAAVILHADAELDDVTFTGLDTALSYEETDVRLFGKPWAYAGRRMGMVATTAEDVETARDRAALAAGKITVGPNADRTVHGDSQPVEPTATVVSDIEVIEVPEPVIDVDPKLMRSTDD; encoded by the coding sequence ATGACTACCGTAGGCGACATCGCAGGCCAGATCGGAACCCCTCTAACAGGAAACGCCACCAAGGTGCTGCTCCTAGGAGCAGGTGAGCTGGGCAAGCAGTTGGTAATTGCCTTTCAGAACTTAGGGCTTGAGGTTCACGCCGTGGACCGCTACGCAGGAGCACCCGCGCAGCAGCTTGCGCACTTTAGCTACATCGCAGACATTAGGGACCCGTACAAGGTGTGGGAGCTGACCGAGCGCATCAAGCCGGACTACGTGGTCCCAGAGGTGGAGACTGTCGCGGTGGAGGCGCTGAAGCGCATTGAGGAATTCGGCACCACCGTCGTGCCCTCGGCGCGGGCGTGTGAGCTGACACAGTGTCGGGAGAGCGTGCGTGAGGTAGCTGAAAGCATCGGCCTGCCCGTCACTGCCTATCGCTTTGCTGAGTCCGCTGAGGAGCTGCAAGAGGCAGTGGGGGAGTTGGGACTGCCGTGCATCGTGAAGCCGGATATTACGACCTCCGGGAAGGGGCACGTTCTTCTAAAGGATGAGGAGGACGTGGAGGAGACCTGGTCCATGGTGCGACACGTGTCCTCGGAATATAAGCGCGTCGTGGTGGAGCGCTTCGTTGACTTTGATTATGAGGTCACGCTGCTTGCTGTGCGCTCCATTGACCCGGCTACGGGCAAGATGGCTACGTGGTTCAGTGAGCCCATTGGCCACCGCCACGAGAAGGGGGATCTGGTGGAGTCCTGGCAGCCTATGGCGATGAGTGAGGATGCCCTGGCGAACGCACGCTCCGTTGCGGCGCGTATCTCCAATGAATTGGGCGGGCGTGGCGTCTACGGCGTTGAGCTTTTTGTTGCGGGTGATGAGGTGTATTTCTCCTCCGTCTCTCCGCGTCCTTTGGACACCGCCATGCTGACTGGATATACCCAGCGCTTCTCTGAATTTGAGCTACATGTCCGCGCGATTCTGGGCTTCCCCATCGACGTGACGTTGGTCAGCCCCGGTGCTGCGGTTATTCTGCACGCAGACGCGGAGCTTGATGACGTTACCTTTACCGGCCTCGACACCGCCCTCTCCTACGAGGAGACGGATGTGCGCCTGTTTGGTAAGCCGTGGGCCTATGCCGGCCGCCGCATGGGCATGGTGGCCACGACTGCCGAGGACGTTGAGACCGCCCGTGACAGGGCGGCGCTGGCGGCGGGAAAGATTACTGTCGGGCCGAATGCTGATAGAACCGTTCACGGTGACTCGCAGCCCGTGGAGCCGACCGCCACGGTCGTCTCCGACATTGAGGTCATTGAAGTGCCAGAGCCGGTTATCGACGTCGACCCTAAACTCATGCGTTCCACCGATGATTAA
- a CDS encoding adenylosuccinate synthase: MAAIVIVGAQWGDEGKGKATDILGGKVDYVVKPNGGNNAGHTVVVGGEKYELKLLPAGILSENATPVLGNGVVINLEALFDEIDGLEARGANASRLKISANAHLVAPYHQTLDRVQERFLGKRAIGTTGRGIGPAYADKVARIGIRVQDIFDESILRQKVESALDIKNQMLVKMYNRKAIEPEQVVEYFLSYRDRLRPMVIEAELELNQALDEGKHVLMEGGQATMLDVDHGTYPFVTSSNPTAGGAAVGSGIGPTRITTSLGIIKAYTTRVGAGPFPTELFDKWGEYLQTTGGEIGVNTGRKRRCGWYDSVIARYATRVNGFTDYFLTKLDVLTGIGEIPICVAYDVDGKRYDEMPLTQSEFHHAEPIFETMPAWDEDITGCQTFEELPQKAQDYVLRLEELSGCRISYIGVGPGRDQTIVRHDVMQDQ; the protein is encoded by the coding sequence ATGGCAGCGATCGTCATCGTCGGCGCCCAATGGGGCGATGAAGGCAAGGGCAAGGCTACTGACATTCTCGGCGGCAAAGTCGATTACGTAGTGAAGCCCAACGGCGGTAACAATGCCGGCCACACCGTCGTGGTCGGCGGCGAGAAGTATGAGCTGAAGCTCCTTCCCGCCGGCATTCTTTCTGAAAACGCCACCCCGGTCCTGGGCAACGGCGTGGTGATTAATCTGGAGGCCCTCTTCGACGAGATCGATGGCCTCGAAGCCCGCGGCGCTAACGCGTCGCGCCTGAAGATTTCCGCCAACGCGCACCTCGTGGCGCCCTACCACCAGACCTTGGACCGCGTGCAGGAGCGCTTCCTGGGCAAGCGTGCCATCGGCACCACCGGCCGTGGTATTGGCCCGGCCTATGCCGATAAGGTCGCGCGCATCGGTATCCGCGTGCAGGACATCTTTGATGAGTCCATCCTGCGCCAGAAGGTCGAGTCCGCCTTGGACATTAAGAACCAGATGCTGGTGAAGATGTACAACCGCAAGGCCATCGAGCCGGAGCAGGTTGTGGAATACTTCCTGAGCTACCGTGACCGCCTGCGCCCAATGGTTATTGAGGCCGAGCTGGAACTGAACCAGGCCCTGGATGAAGGCAAGCACGTTCTCATGGAGGGCGGCCAGGCCACCATGCTGGATGTTGACCACGGCACCTACCCGTTCGTTACCTCCTCGAACCCGACTGCTGGCGGCGCCGCTGTGGGCTCTGGTATTGGCCCGACGCGCATTACTACCTCCCTGGGCATCATCAAGGCTTACACCACCCGCGTCGGCGCGGGTCCTTTCCCCACGGAGCTTTTCGATAAGTGGGGCGAGTACCTACAGACCACCGGTGGTGAAATCGGTGTCAATACTGGCCGCAAGCGCCGCTGCGGCTGGTACGACTCTGTGATCGCCCGCTACGCCACCCGCGTCAACGGCTTCACGGATTACTTCCTGACCAAGCTGGACGTGCTCACCGGCATCGGTGAGATCCCCATCTGCGTGGCCTATGACGTTGACGGCAAGCGTTACGACGAGATGCCGCTGACCCAGTCTGAGTTCCACCACGCCGAGCCCATCTTTGAGACCATGCCGGCCTGGGATGAGGACATCACGGGCTGCCAGACCTTTGAGGAGCTCCCGCAGAAGGCTCAGGATTACGTTCTGCGCCTGGAAGAGCTCTCCGGCTGCCGCATCTCCTACATCGGTGTCGGCCCCGGACGTGACCAGACCATCGTGCGCCACGACGTCATGCAAGATCAGTAA
- a CDS encoding Abi family protein, with product MPLTHKISWVSDARFAPYLEECGTVEEAWKLYELNAQIAAALSEVIHHTEVLLRNAMSDSLANAHPFDFGWNQDSFDISALSTKLAKKYKRPVTKDDIIAHLNMGYWASLLSTKSDANEEIWRKYLRNAFPGQGSRKIVAALLTDLNVLRNRCAHQDSLLNVDPTVELKKILRLASWIDQDARLWLENLERVTKLAAQRTPKLNTAILGHARAVKG from the coding sequence ATGCCACTAACGCACAAAATTTCTTGGGTATCTGATGCCAGATTCGCCCCATACCTCGAAGAATGCGGAACGGTGGAAGAGGCATGGAAGCTCTATGAACTGAACGCACAAATCGCAGCTGCGCTGTCTGAAGTAATTCATCACACAGAAGTCTTGCTTCGAAACGCTATGAGCGATTCACTTGCCAACGCTCACCCATTTGACTTCGGCTGGAACCAAGATTCTTTCGATATTTCAGCACTATCAACGAAGCTAGCTAAGAAATACAAGCGCCCTGTCACCAAAGACGACATCATCGCGCATCTGAACATGGGGTACTGGGCTTCACTTCTTTCCACGAAATCCGATGCCAATGAGGAAATCTGGAGAAAATACCTTCGCAACGCATTTCCAGGCCAAGGCAGCAGAAAGATAGTTGCAGCCCTGTTGACAGACCTCAATGTCCTTCGAAACCGGTGTGCGCATCAGGACTCACTTCTCAACGTGGATCCAACCGTAGAATTAAAGAAAATTCTTAGACTCGCCAGTTGGATAGACCAAGATGCAAGGCTATGGCTAGAAAACCTCGAACGTGTTACCAAGCTGGCTGCTCAACGCACACCAAAACTCAACACCGCCATCTTGGGACATGCCCGTGCTGTCAAGGGGTGA
- a CDS encoding FUSC family protein, translating into MAEETSSSSSTVKRVRKTTREQLRLVDKSLKARLTRIRNRLVFMLQCTLGAGLAFYVAHDFFGHDQPFFAPMAVIIILGLSGNDRLKRAIDMSIGGIVGVLVGTLLVDALGTGPIHMTIIIGLALIIGSFVTSSQLVSNQIVIAAILIATILPPEEMGGLSRAIDAIIGAVIGLTMIVLIPSSPLRAGRSEVSKVLGITSLVLSDVAKGLEENDPETITEARDAVRGTQDDINNMLNATKGGAETARLSPFLWSTQRTVRSLERILTPVDNMVRGTRVLSRRALVLAEDGDQATAEQVEIIDELAEITMELSDLYTHQTAHERRVDEAQAIPEIVNRLRQLGARCSMDIAGEEAVLSAYAVLAQTRSIIVDLLMVCGMSRESAVAQLVPTSKHPAYPPEVWEED; encoded by the coding sequence ATGGCTGAGGAAACGTCGAGTTCGTCAAGTACCGTCAAGCGCGTTCGCAAAACTACCCGCGAGCAGCTGCGGTTGGTGGATAAGTCACTCAAAGCGCGCCTCACGCGTATCCGCAACCGGCTCGTGTTTATGCTTCAGTGCACCCTCGGTGCGGGCTTGGCCTTCTACGTGGCACACGACTTCTTCGGCCACGATCAGCCTTTCTTCGCACCGATGGCCGTGATCATCATCCTGGGCCTATCTGGCAACGATCGCCTCAAGCGCGCCATCGACATGTCCATTGGCGGCATCGTGGGCGTGCTGGTGGGCACGCTGCTTGTCGATGCCCTCGGGACCGGGCCTATCCATATGACCATCATCATCGGGTTGGCCCTGATTATCGGCTCCTTTGTCACCAGCTCGCAGCTGGTGAGCAACCAGATCGTCATCGCGGCCATCCTCATCGCCACGATTCTTCCACCGGAAGAAATGGGTGGGCTCTCCCGCGCCATTGACGCCATCATCGGCGCGGTCATTGGCCTCACAATGATCGTGTTGATCCCCTCCTCGCCCCTGCGCGCAGGGCGCTCGGAAGTCTCGAAAGTCTTGGGCATTACCTCACTGGTCCTGTCTGATGTGGCCAAGGGACTAGAGGAGAATGACCCCGAAACCATCACTGAGGCCCGCGATGCCGTGCGCGGCACGCAGGATGACATCAACAACATGCTCAACGCCACCAAAGGTGGTGCGGAGACTGCACGGCTATCACCCTTCCTGTGGAGCACGCAGCGCACCGTGCGCTCCCTGGAGCGCATCCTCACTCCTGTTGACAACATGGTCCGTGGCACCCGCGTGCTCTCCCGCCGTGCGCTTGTTCTCGCCGAGGACGGCGACCAAGCCACCGCCGAGCAAGTTGAGATCATCGACGAACTTGCTGAAATCACGATGGAGCTCTCCGACCTCTATACCCACCAAACAGCGCATGAGCGCCGCGTGGATGAAGCGCAAGCCATTCCGGAAATAGTCAACCGCCTGCGCCAGCTAGGTGCCCGCTGCTCGATGGACATCGCCGGCGAGGAAGCAGTGCTCTCCGCCTATGCCGTACTGGCCCAGACTCGCTCCATCATCGTGGACCTGCTCATGGTGTGCGGCATGTCCCGCGAGTCAGCCGTGGCGCAGCTCGTGCCCACCTCCAAGCACCCGGCCTATCCGCCGGAGGTCTGGGAAGAGGATTAG
- a CDS encoding DASS family sodium-coupled anion symporter, translated as MSAVLPTDTPPEDHHAVAERPPSAEVHPIGLAIAVGVGVAVWLVPTPEGLQPNAWHLLAIFLATIVGIIIKAAPMGALSVVAIALCAGTQVLAPGEPGESMSLALSGFSNSTIWLIVSAFFVSRAVITSGLGTRMALCFVRLFGKSTLGLAYGLGLTDLALSPFIPSNTARAGGIVYPITKSICLSSGSDPNDPSTFRRIGSYLALTGYNMNLAVSVVFFTGAAPNAMAAKFAANDNVSITWGGWFLAAAVPAMVGVLLVPLVVYAMNKPELTKTPEAPAAAARDLAALGPMRRSEWVTLGVFLLMIVLWIFGGRLVSATAVAFLGLGILLLTSALTWKDMKSEKAAWDTLVWFSALVMMGTQLNELGFVGWFGDNVGSWVEGLNMGTLGTFALLTILYALAHYMFASGTAHTAAMFTVFFSVGLALGLPGVPLAVFLGAIPTIFGCLTHYGNGPAPIYYGSGYVDLGLWWKVGGVLGALYVLIWLCIGIPWWMLLGLW; from the coding sequence ATGAGTGCCGTGCTTCCTACGGACACACCTCCGGAGGATCATCATGCGGTAGCGGAGCGCCCACCTTCTGCTGAGGTTCACCCCATCGGTCTTGCCATAGCGGTGGGGGTAGGCGTTGCCGTATGGCTTGTGCCCACTCCTGAAGGACTTCAGCCGAATGCATGGCACCTTTTGGCAATATTTCTCGCGACCATCGTGGGAATCATCATCAAGGCAGCTCCCATGGGTGCGTTGTCTGTTGTCGCTATCGCGTTATGCGCGGGCACTCAAGTCCTCGCACCAGGGGAGCCTGGCGAGTCAATGTCGTTGGCGTTGTCTGGATTTTCCAATTCCACAATTTGGCTCATTGTATCCGCGTTCTTCGTCTCCCGGGCAGTGATTACCTCGGGTTTAGGCACACGCATGGCCCTGTGCTTCGTGCGGTTGTTTGGTAAATCGACGTTAGGCTTGGCCTATGGGCTCGGGTTAACGGATCTTGCTCTCAGCCCATTCATCCCTTCAAACACTGCCCGCGCCGGCGGAATTGTATATCCCATTACCAAGTCCATTTGCTTGAGTTCAGGCTCAGACCCAAACGATCCGAGTACGTTCCGCCGCATCGGCAGCTATCTCGCATTGACCGGCTACAACATGAATCTCGCGGTGTCCGTTGTCTTTTTCACCGGTGCTGCTCCCAACGCAATGGCAGCGAAATTTGCAGCAAATGACAACGTGTCGATTACGTGGGGCGGCTGGTTCCTCGCGGCTGCAGTACCGGCAATGGTAGGCGTGTTGCTCGTACCGCTTGTGGTCTATGCCATGAACAAACCTGAGCTGACCAAGACCCCGGAGGCCCCGGCAGCAGCCGCACGGGACCTGGCGGCGCTTGGGCCTATGCGGCGTTCAGAGTGGGTCACGCTGGGAGTTTTCCTCCTCATGATTGTCCTGTGGATCTTTGGCGGGCGTCTTGTCTCTGCTACGGCAGTAGCTTTCTTAGGGCTCGGCATCTTGCTCTTGACCAGTGCCCTGACCTGGAAGGACATGAAATCTGAGAAAGCAGCGTGGGACACGCTCGTATGGTTCTCTGCCTTAGTCATGATGGGCACGCAGCTGAACGAGCTTGGCTTTGTTGGCTGGTTTGGAGACAACGTCGGTTCGTGGGTAGAGGGGCTTAACATGGGGACGCTGGGCACGTTTGCTCTGCTCACAATTCTGTACGCACTGGCGCATTATATGTTTGCCTCTGGTACAGCGCATACCGCAGCCATGTTCACAGTCTTCTTCAGCGTCGGCTTAGCCCTGGGCCTTCCTGGGGTGCCATTGGCCGTCTTCCTCGGAGCGATTCCAACGATTTTCGGTTGTCTTACTCACTACGGAAATGGCCCTGCACCGATTTATTACGGCTCCGGTTATGTGGATCTGGGCCTGTGGTGGAAGGTCGGCGGCGTCCTCGGAGCCTTGTACGTTCTAATCTGGCTCTGTATCGGTATTCCTTGGTGGATGCTTTTAGGCCTGTGGTAG
- the ttdB gene encoding L(+)-tartrate dehydratase subunit beta, whose translation MSENTTAKTLTTPISQEDLQDIKAGDVIFLDGYIVTCRDVGHRRVVELGRELPIDLKGGAILHAGPIMQKVEGTDRNGDEKYEVVSVGPTTSMRMEMFEYDFIEQTGVRLIVGKGSMGPNTEAGCKEFGALHCVFPAGNAVIAATEVEEVEESYWRELGMPEALWVMRVKQFGPLIVSIDANGNNLYTQKKEEYNARKETILEDLYEKVRYIK comes from the coding sequence ATGAGCGAGAACACTACTGCCAAGACTCTCACTACTCCCATCTCGCAAGAGGACCTCCAAGACATCAAAGCTGGCGATGTCATCTTCCTCGATGGCTACATCGTGACATGCCGCGACGTAGGCCACCGTCGTGTCGTCGAGCTGGGCCGCGAATTGCCTATTGATTTGAAGGGCGGCGCAATTCTTCACGCTGGGCCCATCATGCAGAAGGTGGAAGGCACTGACCGCAACGGTGACGAGAAGTATGAAGTGGTTTCCGTGGGCCCCACGACCTCCATGCGCATGGAAATGTTTGAGTATGACTTCATCGAGCAGACCGGTGTGCGCCTAATCGTCGGCAAGGGCTCTATGGGGCCTAATACTGAGGCAGGCTGCAAGGAATTTGGTGCGTTGCACTGCGTGTTCCCCGCGGGAAACGCGGTCATCGCGGCAACTGAAGTTGAGGAAGTCGAAGAGTCTTACTGGCGTGAGCTCGGGATGCCTGAGGCCCTGTGGGTAATGCGGGTGAAGCAATTTGGGCCACTCATTGTGTCCATCGATGCCAACGGCAACAACTTGTATACCCAGAAAAAGGAAGAGTACAACGCACGCAAGGAGACGATCCTCGAGGATCTGTACGAAAAGGTTAGGTACATCAAATGA